From the Quercus lobata isolate SW786 unplaced genomic scaffold, ValleyOak3.0 Primary Assembly Scq3eQI_165, whole genome shotgun sequence genome, one window contains:
- the LOC115973686 gene encoding actin-depolymerizing factor 2-like isoform X1 codes for MANAASGMAVHDDCKLKFLELKTKRTYRFIVFKIEEKQKQVIVEKLGEPSDSYEVFSASLPANECRYAVYDFDFMTEENVPRSRIVFIAWSPDVSKVRSKMIYASSKDRFKRELDGIQVELQATDPTEMGVDVIRSRTN; via the exons atg GCAAACGCAGCATCTGGGATGGCTGTACACGATGATTGCAAGCTTAAGTTTTTAGAACTAAAGACAAAAAGAACTTACCGCTTCATTGTTTTCAAGATTGAGGAGAAGCAGAAGCAGGTTATTGTTGAGAAGCTCGGTGAGCCATCTGATAGTTATGAGGTTTTCTCTGCAAGCCTCCCTGCCAATGAGTGCCGTTATGCTGTGTATGACTTTGATTTTATGACAGAGGAGAATGTCCCAAGGAGCAGGATTGTTTTCATCGCCTG GTCCCCTGATGTTTCAAAGGTGAGAAGCAAGATGATTTATGCAAGCTCTAAGGATAGGTTTAAGAGAGAGTTGGATGGTATTCAGGTGGAGTTGCAAGCTACTGATCCTACTGAGATGGGCGTTGATGTTATTAGAAGCCGCACTAATTAA
- the LOC115973686 gene encoding actin-depolymerizing factor 2-like isoform X2: MAVHDDCKLKFLELKTKRTYRFIVFKIEEKQKQVIVEKLGEPSDSYEVFSASLPANECRYAVYDFDFMTEENVPRSRIVFIAWSPDVSKVRSKMIYASSKDRFKRELDGIQVELQATDPTEMGVDVIRSRTN, encoded by the exons ATGGCTGTACACGATGATTGCAAGCTTAAGTTTTTAGAACTAAAGACAAAAAGAACTTACCGCTTCATTGTTTTCAAGATTGAGGAGAAGCAGAAGCAGGTTATTGTTGAGAAGCTCGGTGAGCCATCTGATAGTTATGAGGTTTTCTCTGCAAGCCTCCCTGCCAATGAGTGCCGTTATGCTGTGTATGACTTTGATTTTATGACAGAGGAGAATGTCCCAAGGAGCAGGATTGTTTTCATCGCCTG GTCCCCTGATGTTTCAAAGGTGAGAAGCAAGATGATTTATGCAAGCTCTAAGGATAGGTTTAAGAGAGAGTTGGATGGTATTCAGGTGGAGTTGCAAGCTACTGATCCTACTGAGATGGGCGTTGATGTTATTAGAAGCCGCACTAATTAA